The Stenotrophomonas maltophilia genome segment AAGGTTTACATGACCAATGCGGGATTCCGCGGCAGGAGAATATGACCAGCATGAAGGTCCCGCAGGATGCTCATCGACATGGAGATCGCATGTTCCCTCGCTTTGCCAGCCTTCTCTTCCTGGCCGTGTGCAGCAGCAGCGCGCTGGCCAACGACACCGCCTATCGACCGGCCTTCCACCCGGACCAGCTGAAGGGACCGCCCGCAGGGCGCCCGAACGAAGTGCTGGTGCTGGGCAGCCCGCACCTGTCCAGCCTGCCGGAGACCTTCACGCCGGCGATGCTGGAACCTCTGCTGCAGCGCCTGGAAGCCTGGCGGCCCACCGCGATCGCAGTGGAGAACCTGTCCGGCCTGCAGTGTGACTTCATGCGCCGCAATCCGGCCCGATACGCCGACAGCGTAGCGGACTACTGCGTCGATCCGGCACCGGCGCAGGCCGCCACCGGCCTGGACGTGCCCAGCGCCAACGTGGAGATGGAACGCCTGCTTGCGGATTGGCCGAAGGCGCCAACCGCTGCCCAGCGACGCCGATTGGCCGCAGTGTTCCTGGCTGCGGGCGAGAGCAGCTCGGCAGTCGTCCAATGGCTGCGGCTGCCCAGCGAAGAGCGACGTGCCTCGGACAGCCTGACACCGGAGCTGGTGCAGTTCCTCGACACGCGCATCGCACGCCGCAACGAGGCCGGCCTGGTGGCCGGCGTCCTCGCCGCGCGCCTGGGGCTGGAGCGGCTGTGGGCGGTCGACGACCACATTGCGGATTCGCCTACACCGGAATCGCAGCAGAAGGCCTACGCTGCCGCCATACGCGGTGCCTGGGACAATTCCTTCGCCAAAGCGCGCAGGGCGGCCGATGAACGACTGGAAGCCAATCTTGCTCAACCGGATGGGTTGCTCGCGATGTATCGCGCCTACAACGCACCCGAGGCCGCGATGCTGGCCTTCAACAGCGATTTCGGCGCGACGCTCGTCGAACCCTCGCCGGAAGGCTTCGGCCGCAACTACGTGGGCTACTGGGAAACCCGCAACCTGCGCATGGTCGCCAACATGCGCGACGTGCTCGGCCAGCACCCGGGCACCCGCATGCTGACCATCGTCGGTGCCTCGCACAAGGGCTACTACGAGGCCTACCTCAACCAGATGCACGATGTGCAGCTGGTCAGTGCGGACGCAGTATTGCGTTGACGGGATGGGTGCCGGCCACCCGCCGGCACTATCCTGCAGGGCCCCATCCAGAGGTGCCTGCATGCTCAAGGTCATCGCCGAAGACTTCATCCATCCCGATGCCGTGGACACCGTGCTTCCGCTGTACCGGGAACTGGTCGCGTGCACGCAGCGCGAGCCGCTCTGCCTCGGCTATGAACTGTTCGTGGACCAGAAGGATCCCGGGCACTTCATCTTCATCGAGCAATGGCCTGACCGCGCCGCCCTGGACATCCACTGCGCCAGCGAACATTTCCAGCGGCTGGTGCCGCAGATCAATGCCTTCCAGCGCGCGCCATGCCGGTTCCTGCTGATGGATGCTGCGCCTCTGTAGTGCCGGCATCAACGCGACGGTGATCCCGGCGCCTGTGCCGCCACAGCACCAGGCTGGCCGCCACCGTGCACGCCAGGGTGAGGGCCAGCAGCGCCACCACGCTCGCCTGCAGCACCGGCAACATTGCCTGGGCGAGACGGTCCTCACGCACCTCCTCCAGCCGGAGCCCGGCCGCCAGGGCCAGGCACCAGCCGACCAGGGCCGGGGCGAAGGCACGCACCGCCATCGGGTTGCAGACATTCATGGGATCACCTGTAAGAGAGGAGGTGCGCGGAGTATTTGCGCCCGCCCTCTCACAGGCTGAGATCAGCCCTCGACGACCTCGGAATCATCGCCCGGCAGCTCACTGGCCTCGCCCTGCACCTGCACGTTGTTGCGGCCCATCGCCTTGGCCCGGTAACACTGGGCATCGGCCGCGGCCACCGCCTGGTCCACGCTCATCCCTCCGGCCAGCGGCGCGATGCCGATGCTAGCCCCTACCCGCAACCGGTCCTGGTCCCACGGAATCGACAGCGACGCCAGGGTATGCAGCAGCTCGCCGCCAATGCGCGCTGCACGACGCGGCGTGCAACCGGACAGGATCACCGCGAACTCATCGCCGCCCAGCCGCGCCACCACATCCGAATCGCGCACCCCGTGACGCAGAACACTGGCCACTGCCCAGAGCACCGCATCGCCAGCCAGATGGCCCCAGGTATCGTTGATCGGCTTGAACCGGTCCAGATCGATGTACATCAGCGACGCGGCCTGGCCGGTACGTTCGACGCGGGTGATCGCCTGCTGCAGATGCACCTCGAAGCCACGGCGGTTGCTCAGTTCGGTCAGCGGATCGATCTCGGCCAGATGACGCGCCTCGCGCTGGCGGGCACGCTGCTGGGTATCGTCGCGCAGCACCCAGACCGCGCCTCGCACGTGGCCCTCGTCATCGCGCAACCAGGCGCGGGTCAGGTCCACCGGCACCGTGGCGGCACCCAGGCGCAGCAGCAGGTCGGCATGCAGGTCGACCGCATTGCTGTCCGGATCCAGCAGTACCGACACGTCCAGCACCGAACCCGGCGCGTATTCGGTGGTCAGCGCCAGCACATCCTGCACCTTGTGTCCGGCCAGCGACAACGCGCCATCGCCGGCCAACATGCGTACTGCAGCGGCATTGGCGTAATCGATACGGCCATCGAGGCTGACGCTCAGCACCAGGTCGGCCACGGCATCCAGGGTGATGCGGCTGCGCTGTTCGCTCTCGAACAGCCGCTGCTCGCTGCTGCGCTGGGCGGTGATGTCCTGGATCTGCGACACGAAATGCAACGGCTCGCCATGCTCGTTGCGCACCAGCGAGACCGACAATCGGGCCCAGATGACCTTGCCATCGCGATCGAGATAACGCTTTTCCAGGTGGTAGTGGCTGCGACGCCCGGCCAGCAGGTCCTGCACCAGGGCCAGGTCGGTCTGCAGGTCATCAGGATGGGTGAGACGCTGGAAATCCACCTGCAGCAGTTCTTCCCGCGGATAGCCGAGGATCCGGCACAGCGCATCGTTGACGTCCAGCCATCGCCCTTCCAGTGACACCAGCGCCATGCCCAGCGCAGCCGAGGTGAACGCACCGGCGAACTTCTCCGCGGACAAGCGCGCTTCGGCCCTCGCCTGCAGGATCTCGGTGATGTCGATGGCCATCCCGACATAGCCGATGCGTACACCGTCGGCACCGTCCATGCGGCTGATCGAGAGGCGTACCTGGCGTGGCTGGCCGTCCTTGCGCAGCAGCGTCCATTGCCGCGAATAGGTCTGGCCATCGGCACGCGCACTGAGTGCCTCGAACACATCTGGCAGTTGGCCATCGGCATCGGCCAGCGGTCGCAGCCAGGCATTCAGTTCCTGCGGATCGTGGAAGGCATCCAGCCGGCGCTGGCCGACCACATCCGCCGCGCTGTAGCCCAGCAGGCGTTGCGCGCCGGTGTTGAACAGGGTGATGGTGCCATCGATATCGGTGGCGATCACCGCCACCTCGTCGGAGGCATCGACCACGGCCTGCAGGCGTTGCCGTGTTTCGGCCGCATCCTGTCGGGCCTGCTGCAGCTCGGTCACGTCGGCATGCGCACCGGCCATCCACAATGGTTTGCCCTGCCCGTCCCATTCGAAGACGCGGCCACGGTCCTGGATCCATATCCACTGGCCATTCTTGTGGCGCATCCGCAGCAGGCACGCGTAGTTGTCGGTGCGCCCCTCGAAATGCTCGTCCAGTGCCGCGTCCGACAGCGCTATGTCATCGGGATGGACCAGCTTCAGGAAGGTCTTCTGGCAGACCGGCTCCAGCTCTTCCAGGCGGTAACCGACAATCTCGGCCCAGCGCGCGTTGACCCGCATCTCGCCGTTCTGCACGTTCCATTCCCAGGTGCCCGCGGCGGTGCCATCGATGATCATCGCCAGCCGCCGACGCTCTTCGGCCAGCGCCTGCAGGCGGCGCTCCAGCAACCCGTTGCCGTTGGTGCCCTGGCCCGCCATCACCGCTGCCCCCGGCCCGCGCAGGCAGGCAGCGGCCGCAGCGCGACGCTGCAGACCTCAACGAAGACGACGGGTCCTGCTGGCGTCATGGCCCTCCCCAGCGACAGCGGGGTGGCCGGACGCCTCCCCTCAAGCGCAAGTGTGCGCAATCACGGGGAAAATCGACAAGTCCCCCGCCACGAATCAAGCGTGACGGGGAACACGGTCCTCAACTACGCTTGGCGCGGGCGAAGGCCTCGGCCAGGGCGTTGTTGGCCGGGGGCGCGGACGCGGCGGGACGGCCACCATTGCCCTGGCCCCGGTTCGGCCCGCGGTTCTGGCCGCCTGCATCCCGGCGCGGACCCTGCCCATGGCCGCGCTCATCACGCTGGCCCGGGCGGCTGGTGGCCTGCCCGGGGGTATCGTCCAGGCGCCGGGTCAGGGCAATGCGCTTGCGCGCCACGTCCACCTCCAGCACCTTCACCTTGACGATATCGCCAGCCTTGACCACGTCACGCGGGTCCTTCACGAAGGTGTCGGACAGCGCCGAAATGTGGATCAGGCCGTCCTGGTGCACGCCGATATCGACGAAGGCACCGAAGGCCGCCACGTTGCTCACCACGCCTTCCAGCACCATGCCCTCGCGCAGGTCCTTGATGTCCTCCACGCCTTCGGCGAAGCGCGCAGCCTTGAACTCCGGACGCGGGTCGCGGCCCGGCTTCTCCAGTTCCTTCAGGATGTCGCGCACGGTCGGCAAGCCGAAGGTGTCATCGGTGAACTGCTCGGCCTTCAGGCCACGCAGGAAGCCGCCATCACCGATCAGCGCCTTGATCGGGCGTGCGGTGCTGGCCACGATGCGCTCGACCACCGGATAGGCTTCGGGGTGCACCGCCGAAGCATCCAGCGGCTGGTCGCCGTCGGCGATGCGCAGGAAGCCGGCGCACTGTTCGAAGGTCTTCTCGCCCAAGCGCGCGACCTTCAGCAGATCCTTGCGGCGCTTGAACGGGCCGTTCTCGTCACGATGGCGCACGATGTTCTCGGCCACCGTGGCCGACAGGCCGGACACCCGCGACAGCAACGCGGCCGATGCGGTGTTCACGTACACGCCCACAGCGTTCACGCAGTCCTCCACGCGCGCATCCAGCGCCCGTGCCAGCCGGTACTGGTCCACATCGTGCTGGTACTGGCCGACACCGATCGCCTTGGGTTCGATCTTGACCAGTTCGGCCAGCGGGTCCTGCAGGCGACGCGCGATCGACACCGCGCCACGCAGCGACACGTCCAGCCCCGGGAACTCCTTGGCCGCGAACTCGGAGGCCGAGTACACCGAGGCGCCCGCCTCGCTGACCACGACCTTCTGCAGCTTCGGGTTGGCGGCAGCCTTGATCGCTTCGCCGGCCAGCTTGTCGGTTTCGCGGCTGGCGGTGCCGTTGCCGATCGCGATCAGTTCAACGTTGTGCTTGGCGCACAGTTGCTTGATCGTCTGCACCGACTGGTCCCACTGGCGACGTGGCTCATGCGGGTAGATGGTGTCGGTGGCCACCAGCTTGCCTGTGGCATCGACCACGGCGATCTTGCAGCCGGTGCGGATGCCCGGGTCCAGCCCAAGCACGGTCTTCGGGCCCGCCGGTGCGGCCAGCAGCAGATCCTTCAGGTTGTCGCCGAACACCGCGATGGCCTCAGCCTCGGCCTTCTCGCGGGCCTGGTTGAACAGGTCCAGCAGCAGATGGGTGTGCAGCTTGGCGCGCCAGGTCAGGCGGCAGGCGTCCAGCAGCCAGCGATCGGCGGCGCGGCCCCGGTCGGCGATCCCGGCCCTGCGCGCCACGCGGCCTTCGGCGTACTGGTGGCCGGCCTCGGCATCGCTGCCCGGGTCCAGTTCCAGGAACAGGATCTCTTCGCGGCGCGCGCGGAACAGCGCCAGCAACCGGTGCGAAGGAATCTTCGCCAGAGATTCGGCATGTTCGAAATAGTCGCGGTACTTGGCGCCTTCGGTTTCCTTGCCCTCGGCCACGCGGGCACGGATCACGCCGGTCTCTCCCAGCCAGGTGCGCAGCTCGCCGACCAGCGCGGCGTCCTCGCCCCAGCGCTCCATCAGGATCGCGCGCGCACCTTCCAGCGCGGCCTTGGTGTCGGCCACGCCCTTGTCGGTGTTGACGAAGGCGGCCGCGAAGGCCTGCGGGTCCTGCGTGGGATCGGCTAGGAGGCCATCGGCCAGCGGCTCCAGACCGGCCTCGCGGGCGATCTGGGCGCGGGTACGGCGCTTGGGCTTGTACGGCATGTACAGGTCTTCCAGCCGGCTCTTGGTGTCGGCGGCCAGGATGTCGTTACGCAGCTCGTCGCTGAGCTTGCCCTGCTCGCCGATGCTGGCCAGCACCGCTGCGCGACGGTCTTCGAGCTCGCGCAGGTAGGTCAAGCGCACTTCCAGGTTGCGCAGCTGGGTGTCGTCCAGGCCCCCGGTCACTTCCTTGCGGTAGCGCGCGATGAACGGAACGCTGGCGCCCTCGTCGAGCAGGCAGACGGCGGCGCGCACCTGGGCGGACTGGGCACCGATCTCGTCGGCGATGGTCTGGGCGATCTGCTGGGCGAGCGCGCTCTGGGCGTTCTTGGCGTCGTGCATTGCTTCAGGTCTGTGCCGCGGTACGGGAAGATCCCATTCTGGCAATCCACGACGGAGCCGGACAAGGCATTGACAGGGGGCGAGGTTCAGCGGCGGGGCCGGAGTGGACGCCGGCATCCTGGCGGAGAGAGGACTCGGACTGGCCCTGGGCTGGGATGCCGGCGCGGGCGCGCGATGGTGGGCGCGCCCTGCCGCGTGTTGCGAAGGTCAGCGGTAGTGGCGGGCGGCGCGCTGCATGACGATCTCGTCACGCATGCCTTCCAGGGCCATCAGGCGGACCTTGCCGACACCCTGCAGTTCCATGAACCGCTCCGTGTAGAACTCCGGCCCCAGCGCGGTGTCGGCGCGGGATTTGCTGAAGCCGTAGGGCACCACGCCCTTCTCGCCATCCTTGCTACCACCGACATAAAGAACGATTGCCATGTGATGTATTCCTCCAAATTGCTACTGCGTACTGCACTCGATGAACGATGCTGCGAGCTCATCGAGGGAGAGCTTACCGCGTCGAACCTGACTGGAACGTCACGAAGTCTAATGACGATCGGTTGCATGCAGATGACTGCGGGATCGCAGCAGAATGCTTACGGATCTTTAACTTCCGGCTAACGAATCCGTGGGGGGATTCCCGCCAACGGCGCAGCCCCTCGTGGGTGGTTTGGTTGTTCGCGGAAAGCTGGTTTCCCGGGGGCTGGCCGGGAGGGTGGGTAGTGCGGGGACGCCGTGAACCCGTCCCTGAGGGCTTGGCCGCGGTATCCATGCCGCGGACACCCCGCCCCACCCACCCTCCCGGCCGCTGACAGGTTCCTGATGCCTGCCTCCCCCCACGGAAAAGAAAAAAGAAGATCAAAAGCAAAAACAGCTTGGCCGGCTGATTTGTTGCTTCCTGTAGAGCCAAGCCAAGCCATGCCCCGCTCGCGAGCAAGCGCAGCGCGCGACCCGCTTCTGCTGTTCTATTTCTTCTCCGTGGCTGGACGCGCACGGAAACTGTCAGGGGCCGGGTGGGGTGGGTTCGCGGGACCGTTGGCGCCATGGATGGCGCCATCGAGCCCCCAGGGACGGGTTCACGGCGTGTCCCGCGAACCCACCCCGCCCGGCCCAATCGCATGAAACGCATTCCGCGACCACCCACGAGGGGCTGCGCCGTTGGCTGGAAACTACGGCCACCAGCCACGCCCGAACCGGGCGAAATGATCGGCCGCCCGTTCGAACGGATTGCGCGCACTCACCCCGCCGCACAGCAGGTACACCGGCAGGTACAGCGGGCCCAGCACCATGTACTGGTACACGTGCGCCCGTTCGTGATCATCCAGCCGGATCAGCGGCTCCGCGCCCCACCCTGCCTGATGCGCATAGGTGCGGCAGGAAATGCCCAGGTCATGGCCGGTATGCAGGATCACGTTCCCCAGAGTGATCGCCCCGCCTGGCCCCCACGGCCAGCGGTCGAACACCAGCGCGCAGTCACGGCCGCTCCAGCGCAATGTCGCGCCGCCAAGCATGCCGGCCAGGCCGCCGATCACGCCGAGCAGGGAATTGGGTGACGTCCACACCGCGCCCAGCACCTGCAGCGCGCGCAGCCAGATCGGCCAGGGCATTGCTCCAGTCTTCAATCGGCCTCGTTGGGGATCAGGAGCCACAGGATCAGGTAGACCAGGATGCCAGGGAAGGCGGCGGAGGCCAGCGAAACCAACACGTAGATCAACCGCAGCAGGGTCGCATTCCAGCCGAAGCGATGGGCAATGCCGCCCATCACGCCGGCAATCATGCGGTCGTTCAATGAACGCGACAGCGTTTTGGGCGTGGTGTTCATGGCGGCAGCTCCGGGAAACGGACAAGGCAGTCGAACATGGCTCGACTCTACACCGCCCCCATGTCTACGGCGTGCGGTGGCGCAGGGCCTGCAGGCGTGCGCCGAACCAGGCGGCTGCGGTCTGTTCAGGCTGCCCCGGACACTGGATGCGGTAGGCTTTGCCACTCATGCTGCTCTGGCTGGCAGCGCGCTCGATGAACTGCTCGGCGCTGTCCACCATGCCCTTTTTCAGCAGGTAATCGTACTTGCGCTGCAGGTGCGCGCGCGCGTCGCTGCCGCCGTACCAGCTGCCATTGCGCTGGAAACGGCACTGGGAGCCGTCCAGGCTGGCGATCAGCTGGGCGATCTCCCGGCGTGCATCCGTACTGGGTGCGGCGTGGGCAAGTGGTGCTGTCAGCAGTGCCGCAAGAATCAACAAAATCCGGTACATCATCCCCCCAAGTCAGTCGAGCATGGCTCGACTCTACAGATCGCGCGCCTTCAACCAGCCATCGATCGTGGCCGGTACTTCGCGCTGCGCGCGGCCGGAAACGTAGATACCAATATGCCCACCACGGAAACTGGACTCGGTGTAGTCGTCCGTGCCCAAACGCCCGCGCATCGCGCGCGAGGCATCCGGCGGCACCAGATGGTCCTGCTCGGCATAGATGTTCAGCACCGGCAGCGTCACCTGCGACAGATCCACCGCTTCCTCGCCGATCCGCACCGTGCCGTTCACCAGCCCGTTGCCCTGGTAGAACTGCTTGATGAAATCGCGGAACGCCTCGCCCGCCAGGTCCGGTGAATCGAAGATCCACTTCTCCATGCGCAGGAAATCCTCCAGCGCGGCCTTGTCATCGAGGATGTCGAGCAGGCCGACGTACTTCTGCACGTTCAGGCGGAATGGCTTGAGCATCAGGTAACTGGCATTCATCAGGTCGGCCGGGATGTTGCCCAGCGTGTCGACCAGCAGGTCCACGTCCACCTGCCGCGCCCAATGCGAGAGCATGTTGTCAGCCGTCTGGAAGTCGACCGGGGTGACCATGGTGATCAGCTTGCCCAGCTTCTGCCGGCGCAGCGCGGCGTAGCAGAGTGCGAACACGCCGCCCTGGCAGATACCCAGCAGGTCCACCGGGCCACCACTGCGCGCACGCAGCGCATCGACCGCGCCGTCGATGTAGCGCAGCAGGTAGTCCTCCAGGGTCTGGAAGCGTTCGGACCGGTCCGGGTAGCCCCAGTCCAGCACGTACACGTCCTGGCCCAGCGCCAGCAGCTTCTGCACCAGCGAACGGTCGGCCTGCAGGTCGACCATGTACGGCCGGTTGACCAGCGCGTAGATGATCAGCAGCGGTGTGCGCCGGGTCGGTGCCTGTTCGCCGACGAAGCGGTACAGCACCACCTTGCCGTCACGCCAGACTTCCTCGCGCGCGGTCACGCCATAGTCCACGTCTTCCACCTGCGGCAGCAGCTTCAGCCCTTCCATCAGCGTGCGCTGCATGGCCAGGGTTTCCTGCATCAGGTCATCGGCGTTGAAGCCCAGCGGTCCTTTCATCGGTCACGCGCCCGAGTGGACGCGCGAGACGCAGCCTTCTTCGCAGACACCTTCTTTGCAGGCGCCTTCTTCGCCGGCGCGGCCTTCTTCGCGGCTTTGCGCGCGGCCGGCTTCACCTTCGCCGGTGCCGGCTGCGACACCGGATCGACCGCGGCGGTCCCCGCCAGCACCGCCACCTGTGCCTGCAGGCGGCGAAGGCTGCGCTCCAGTTCGGCAATACGGCGATGCGCGGCGTCCATCTCGCTGCGGGTCGGCAGGCCGATACGCTCACTCATCTGTTCCACCTCGCGCTGCAGGCCGGCGCGCAGGCGCATCTGCGCGTTGCCCAGCGAGGCGTACACCTGCTGGAACGGTTCGGACATGGCGACCTTGGCGTAGGCCTCCTCGGCCACTTCGATCCACAGGTCGAACATCGCGCGGGCGCTGGTCAACTGGCTGCCGGGCTGTTCGTGCTCGGCCAGACGCTGCTCGAACAACGCGAAGGCCTCGTCCAACGCCTGCCTGATCTGATCAACGTAGGCGCGCGAATGCTGCTGGTACTCCTCCTGCGCCCGCAGCAGCGCCTGCCAGCGCGCCTGGTGCTCGCGGCCGGGGCCGAATGCCGGGCTCTGCAGCCACGGGCCCGCCTGCAGCTGGAACTGCTGCAGCCATGCGGCGAATTCGGGCGCGGTGGCGCCGGCGTGGGTGCTGCCACGGGCGCCCTGCAGCATCCACTGCAGCATGCCATCGCCTTGCCCCTGCACTGCCTCGCGCCAGGCCTGGGCCACCTCGGCGCTGCTGGCATCGCGGCCGGCGAAACGCGCGGCCACTTCCTGCATGGTGCCGTACCAGCTGCCGGCCTGTTCGCGGAAACGGCGCACGGCATCTTCCGGCGCGCCCTGCCCTTGTTCGGGCAACAGCTGGCCCCACCAGTCGAACAGCCGTTGCCAGCTGCCGGGGTCGCCGCCGGCCGGTGCACCGGGCGTGCTCGCGTGGCGCAGCGCATCGCCCCAGGCACCGAAGTACTGCCGCGCCAGCGTTTCGAAATCGCTGCTGCCGGCGTCGTGGGCCGAGCTGGTCATCGCAGGCCTCCGCAGGGCTGGCTCATGGCTTGGGGATACGCAGGGTCTTGCTGATCATCAGCGACCCGGACAGGGCGAACAACAGCACCATCGGGTGCAGCTGCCACGGGCCGATCTGCCACTGGCCGAACCAGAGGTCCTGGCCGATGGCATCGGTACCGGCGGCAATCGCCAGTACGATCACCAGCACCAGGCTGGTCGGGATCGGGGTGCCCTCGAAATACGTGACCTTGCCCTCGTCACCGGCCAGCGCCTCGGCGGTGACGTTGTAGCGCGCCAGGCGGCTGACGCCGCAGCAGACGAAGTAGCTCAGCACCAGCCAGTCCCAGCCGCCCTGCATGCCGCAGGCATAGGCCAGCGCCGCCGGCGCCACGCCGAAGGAGATCACGTCCGACAGCGAGTCCAGCTCGCGGCCCAGGGTGGAACTGGACTTGCGCCAGCGCGCGATGCGCCCGTCGAGCGCGTCGAAGATGAAGGCCAGCGGGATCAGCGCCATGCCGAACAGCAGGTAGCCACGCTCGCCGTCCTGCAGGAAGCGCATCGCGGCAAAGACCGCACCGGTGCCGCAGAAAGCATTGGCCAGGGTGAACCAGTCGGCCAGCTGGAATTCGCGCAGCATCGAGAAGTGACGTTTCATGGGGTCTCACGGAGCATCAAGGCCCACAGGTTACCGCGAGCGCCGCCGCTGGCGACAGCACTGGCAGGACCCGCCTTCACCGCTCCCTCACCTGCCCTCACCAGCGGTGAATTTTTCGCCACCCATCTTGACAGCCTAGGGGGGTGGCGCCTGTCGCGGCTTATCCACAAAGTTGCCCACGCGTAATCCACACCCCCTGTGGACAACCAGATCTCACCGACTGCGACGCTGGACATTTCCTCATCACCCGGAAGCGGGGTTTCCCTACTTCCCAAGCCACAGGGTCGGCGCTATGGTCACCGGCGGACCCGCCGCCGCCACGTCCGAAACTCTGCAACGGACGATGATGATGCTGGATGCTCCCACCCTGGCCGCACAGCTGCGGCAGCCCCACGGCGAGGCCGCGCTGGCGGTGGCCGACTCGATGAACCACAGCAACGGCGCACTCAACCTGGCCGCAATCGGGCTGCTGGCCGTCGGTGCCGGCGAACGGGTCCTGGAGGTCGGCCCGGGCAATGCGGCCTTCGCGCCACTGATGCTGCAGGCCACCGGCAGCCACTATCTGGGCATCGAGCTGTCCACGGCCATGGTCGAGGCCGGCAACCAGCGGCTGGCCGACGCCGGGGTGGCCGAACGTGCGGCGATGCGACACGGCGACGCCCATGCACTGCCGGTCGCCGATGCCGCGATGGATGCCGCGCTGGCGGTCAACACCCTGTACTTCTGGCCGAACCTGGCCCCGGTGCTGGACGAACTGGCGCGGGTGCTGCGCCGGGGCGGCCGCCTGTGCCTGGCCTTCGGCGATGCCAGCTTCATGCGCAGCCTGCCATTCGCCGCCGACTTCCAGCTGCATGAGCTGGACACGGTGGAGCTGGCGCTGCGGGTATCGGGCTTCCGCGTCTCGGCCTGGCGCAGCCACCGGGAAACCGCGACCGGCAATGATGGCCAGGCGCGCGAAAAACACTTCCACCTGCTGCTGGCACAGCGGCACTGAAGTGGTAGCGCCGGCCGCTGGCCGGCTGCTCCGGCCATTGCGGATTGCCGGCCAGCGGCCGGCACTACCCGGCCTGCACCCGGCCGCCAGCGAGCAAAACAGAACACCTGCATCCGCGGCGGATGCGATCCGTCCGAGTGGTAGAGCCGGCCGCTGGCCGGCTGCTCCGGCCATTGCGGATTGCCGGCCAACGGCCGGCACTGCCCTGCCTGCACCCGGCCGCCAGCGAGCAAAACAGAACACCTGCATCCGCGCCGGATGCGATCCGTCCGAGTGGTAGCGCCGGCCGCTGGCCGGCTGCCCCGGCCATTGCGGATTGCCGGCCAGCGGCCGGCACTACCCGGCCTGCACTCGGCCGCCAACGAGCAAAACAGAACACCTGCATCCGCGCCGGATGCGATCCGACCGAGTGGTAGAGCCGGCCGCTGGCCGGCTGCTCCGTCCATTGCGGATTGCCGGCCAGCGGCCGGCACCACCCAACCTGCACCTGCCGCCAGCGAACAAAGCAGAACACCTGCATCCGCGGCGGATGCGATCCGACCGAGTGGTAGAGCCGGCCGCTGGCCGGCTGCTCCGTCCATTGCGGATTGCCGGCCAGCGGCCGGCACTACCCAACCTGCACCTGCCGCCAGCGAGCAAAACAGAACACCTGCATCCGCGGCGGATGCGATCCGACCGAGTGGTAGAGCCGGCCGCTGGCCGGCTGCTCCGGCCATTGCGGATTGCCGGCCAGCGGCCGGCACTACCCAGCCTGCACGCGGCGCCGCCAGTGCGCGAAACAGAACACCTGCATCACCAGCATGGCCAGCAACCCCAGCGGCCATGCCCACCACAGCCCGGCCAGACCGTGCCGGGACTGCAGCCACATCGCCAACGGCAGCTCCAGCAGCAACACGGCAGCCATGCCCAGCAATGCCGGCAACAGCACCGTGCCGCTGCCGCGCATCACTCCGACCAGCACCGCACTGCCTCCCATCGCCAGCACGCCCCACACCACCGTGCGCAACTGCTGCGTGGCCAGTTCGCGCGGCTCTGCGGCCGCCAGGATCAAACCAGTCAGCCACGGCGCCAGCGCCATCACCAGCAGCACCACGACTGTCAGCATCGCAAGACCCAGCATCACCCCGGTGCGGGCGATGGCAGGCAGCCGTGCCGTACGCCCCGCTCCCATCGCATGCGCGGCGAGGATGGTGGCAGTGATCCCTAGGGACATTGCCGGCAGCTGCACCCAGCTCATCAACTGATTGACCGCACCGTAGGCGGCCGTGGCCGTGTAGCCATAGCGGTTGATCCAGCCCAGCAGCA includes the following:
- the phaC gene encoding class III poly(R)-hydroxyalkanoic acid synthase subunit PhaC, with protein sequence MKGPLGFNADDLMQETLAMQRTLMEGLKLLPQVEDVDYGVTAREEVWRDGKVVLYRFVGEQAPTRRTPLLIIYALVNRPYMVDLQADRSLVQKLLALGQDVYVLDWGYPDRSERFQTLEDYLLRYIDGAVDALRARSGGPVDLLGICQGGVFALCYAALRRQKLGKLITMVTPVDFQTADNMLSHWARQVDVDLLVDTLGNIPADLMNASYLMLKPFRLNVQKYVGLLDILDDKAALEDFLRMEKWIFDSPDLAGEAFRDFIKQFYQGNGLVNGTVRIGEEAVDLSQVTLPVLNIYAEQDHLVPPDASRAMRGRLGTDDYTESSFRGGHIGIYVSGRAQREVPATIDGWLKARDL
- a CDS encoding PspC domain-containing protein — protein: MNTTPKTLSRSLNDRMIAGVMGGIAHRFGWNATLLRLIYVLVSLASAAFPGILVYLILWLLIPNEAD
- a CDS encoding YfeK family protein is translated as MMYRILLILAALLTAPLAHAAPSTDARREIAQLIASLDGSQCRFQRNGSWYGGSDARAHLQRKYDYLLKKGMVDSAEQFIERAASQSSMSGKAYRIQCPGQPEQTAAAWFGARLQALRHRTP
- a CDS encoding CDP-alcohol phosphatidyltransferase family protein, which codes for MKRHFSMLREFQLADWFTLANAFCGTGAVFAAMRFLQDGERGYLLFGMALIPLAFIFDALDGRIARWRKSSSTLGRELDSLSDVISFGVAPAALAYACGMQGGWDWLVLSYFVCCGVSRLARYNVTAEALAGDEGKVTYFEGTPIPTSLVLVIVLAIAAGTDAIGQDLWFGQWQIGPWQLHPMVLLFALSGSLMISKTLRIPKP
- a CDS encoding class I SAM-dependent methyltransferase — encoded protein: MMMLDAPTLAAQLRQPHGEAALAVADSMNHSNGALNLAAIGLLAVGAGERVLEVGPGNAAFAPLMLQATGSHYLGIELSTAMVEAGNQRLADAGVAERAAMRHGDAHALPVADAAMDAALAVNTLYFWPNLAPVLDELARVLRRGGRLCLAFGDASFMRSLPFAADFQLHELDTVELALRVSGFRVSAWRSHRETATGNDGQAREKHFHLLLAQRH
- the phaE gene encoding class III poly(R)-hydroxyalkanoic acid synthase subunit PhaE, which codes for MTSSAHDAGSSDFETLARQYFGAWGDALRHASTPGAPAGGDPGSWQRLFDWWGQLLPEQGQGAPEDAVRRFREQAGSWYGTMQEVAARFAGRDASSAEVAQAWREAVQGQGDGMLQWMLQGARGSTHAGATAPEFAAWLQQFQLQAGPWLQSPAFGPGREHQARWQALLRAQEEYQQHSRAYVDQIRQALDEAFALFEQRLAEHEQPGSQLTSARAMFDLWIEVAEEAYAKVAMSEPFQQVYASLGNAQMRLRAGLQREVEQMSERIGLPTRSEMDAAHRRIAELERSLRRLQAQVAVLAGTAAVDPVSQPAPAKVKPAARKAAKKAAPAKKAPAKKVSAKKAASRASTRARDR